Proteins encoded by one window of Rutidosis leptorrhynchoides isolate AG116_Rl617_1_P2 chromosome 7, CSIRO_AGI_Rlap_v1, whole genome shotgun sequence:
- the LOC139857872 gene encoding putative germin-like protein 2-1, with amino-acid sequence MMSRFLLFGLLFATCSLAFASDPSSLQDFCVADLKNKVLVNGVVCKDPNQVKAQDFLFRGLNRMGNTSNAVGSNVTAVTVTQLPGLNTLGISMARIDFAPRGINPPHTHPRATEILTVIEGSLQVGFVTSNPENRLITTVLQKGDVFVFPEGLIHFQKNVGNGYALAIAGLSSQNPGVITIANAVFGSNPDISKDILAKAFQVDVNTVYQIQSKF; translated from the exons ATGATGTCTCGTTTTCTTTTGTTCGGTCTCTTATTCGCAACATGTTCGCTTGCATTTGCTTCGGATCCTAGTTCGCTACAGGATTTTTGTGTAGCTGATCTAAAAAACAAAG TACTGGTGAATGGCGTAGTCTGCAAAGATCCGAATCAAGTAAAAGCTCAAGATTTTCTTTTTAGGGGACTAAACCGTATGGGAAATACATCAAATGCGGTTGGATCTAATGTGACTGCGGTGACTGTAACACAATTGCCCGGGCTCAACACTTTAGGCATCTCCATGGCCCGTATTGACTTTGCACCACGGGGTATTAATCCTCCCCACACGCACCCTCGGGCCACTGAAATCTTGACTGTCATTGAAGGTAGTCTACAAGTCGGTTTTGTCACGTCTAACCCTGAAAACCGTCTCATCACAACAGTACTACAAAAGGGTGATGTTTTCGTGTTCCCCGAAGGTCTAATTCACTTTCAGAAAAATGTAGGAAATGGGTATGCCCTTGCTATTGCTGGTCTAAGTAGTCAAAATCCGGGTGTCATTACCATTGCGAACGCTGTGTTTGGATCAAACCCTGATATCTCTAAAGATATTCTCGCAAAGGCATTTCAAGTGGACGTCAATACCGTTTATCAAATTCAATCAAAGTTCTAA
- the LOC139857874 gene encoding uncharacterized protein, protein MGWKAAQKLIHHWKILRGDNVMIIRGKDRGESGTVKRVIRSQNRVIVEGKNLVKKHIKQGQGHEGGIFTVEAPLHVSNVQIVDPVTGQPCKVGIRYMEDGTKVRVSRGIGASGSIIPRPEILKIRATPRPTIAGPKDTPIELVLEKTYDSKTGKGMPDL, encoded by the exons ATGGGGTGGAAGGCAGCTCAGAAGCTCATTCATCACTGGAAAATTTTGAGAGGagataat GTGATGATAATTAGGGGTAAAGATAGGGGTGAAAGTGGCACTGTTAAACGTGTCATTCGTTCTCAAAATCGTGTTATTGTTGAGGGAAAAAACTTG GTAAAGAAACATATAAAACAAGGGCAAGGGCATGAAGGTGGGATTTTCACAGTTGAAGCTCCCCTGCATGTGTCGAATGTTCAAATTGTTGATCCTGTAACAGG gcAGCCTTGTAAGGTTGGAATAAGGTATATGGAAGATGGTACGAAAGTAAGAGTTTCAAGAGGCATAGGAGCGTCCGGGTCAATTATACCTCGTCCTGAGATTTTGAAGATAAGGGCTACCCCACGTCCAACAATAG CTGGTCCAAAGGATACTCCTATAGAGCTAGTGCTTGAAAAGACGTACGATTCTAAAACCGGAAAGGGCATGCCAGATCTTTAA